CGACCTTCGATTTGGAGACAGCCATTGGGGATGATATAGAAATCGAAATCCGTGACGGTGAAGAAGTAATCAATGGATTCGGCAAAAGAACCGGTCCTGAGGGAGTCAAGGTGTATAATCCGGCATTCGATGTGACAGCGAGTAAATATATTACCGCTATCATCACCGAACGGGGGATCATTACCCATCCTGACAGGGAATCGGTGACGAGCCATCTTAAAAACAAATAATTTTCCAGAGCTGAAGGGTGAAGGTTTAATAATCTGGAATATATGGTTGTGTAAAAATATCATTGTAGGGTGTCTGTAAGGATTCGGTTGAAGAAACAAATACAGCTACCGTAAAATGATGAAAAAATAACATTGTAAGGGGAGACAGACATGAAAAGATTTCTAGTAGTACTGACACTTGTATTGATTTCAAGTGTGGCATTCGCAGCTGGTAATGCAGAAAAACAGGGTTCTCAGCAAGTGGGACTGAACATTGCAATTATCACCACTCCGTCTGGGGTTGATGATGGGTCTTTCAATGAAGATAACTATGATGGAATACTTGCCTTTATTGCAAACCATCCTGAAGCAAAAGTAACTGCCATCAGAGAGCCCAGTGGCGATGTAGCCATGGCTTTGAAAGCTGTATCTGATGTTGTGGCTGAATATGATGTGCTGGTCTGCACAGGATTCCAGTTCTCCGGAATTGGCGAACTGGCCAAGGAAAACCCCGAGACAAAGTTCATTCTTGTCGATACCTATCCTACCGATAAGGCTGGAAACAGCATTGAATTGCCCAATGTCTATGCTATGCAGTTTGCAGAGCAGGAGTCAGGGTTCTTTGCCGGCGTGGCAGCTGCCTTGGAAACCAAGACCAATAAGGTTGCTGTAGTCAATGGGGTTGCTTATCCGTCAAATGTAAACTATCAATACGGCTTTGAATGCGGCGTCATCTATTCCAATGCAAAATTTGGAACAAAGGCTGAATTGGTTGAGCTTGCTTCACAGGCTGGAACCGATGTAACCGGAGCTAATGTCGGTGGAAACTATGTAGGATCCTTTGCCGATGAAGCTTCAGGCAAGATTCTTGGCGAGCAATTGCTTGCTCAGGGTTGTGATATTATTTTCGTTGCTGCAGGTGCAAGTGGCAATGGTGTCTTTACTGCTGCAAAAGAAAGCAACGGTAAACTAAAGTGTATCGGTTGTGATGTCGACCAGTGGAACGATGGTGTCTATGGTGATAAGAATATCATACTGTCCAGTGTTCTCAAGGTCATGTCTTTAAACGTCGAGAGAGCTTTGAATAAAATACAAGATGGTACTTTCAAGGGAGCAAACGTACTTTTGAGAGCCGATTCCGATTCAACCGGCATTGTAAAGACTGCCGGTCGTCAGCAAATGCAGGCTTCTACCATTGAAAAACTGGATACTGCTTATTCTTTGGTAAAGAACGGGACTCTTGTTCCAGCTTCAAATTTCGGGGGATTCTCTCCTGAACAATTCATTGTCAAATAAGTAAGTGGTTCTTGCTATTGGGGGACAGTAATACGTCCCCCACGATTTTGTGCATACTGATTTTTGAACTGTTTAGCATATCTTTTTGTAGAGAAAAAAAAGCAAGTCAGATAAGATACGTTTTTTGTGGGGGGCCCGTACGTGGATACTTTGGTAGAATTCAAGCATATAACCAAGCGTTTCCCTGGTATCATTGCAAATAATGACATTTCCCTGAAAATCGAGAAAGGTGAAATATTTGCAATTCTCGGAGAAAATGGTGCTGGGAAATCAACACTTATGAGCATGCTGTTCGGCATGTATTTACCGGATGCCGGTGAAATCCATGTACGTGGAAAACTTGAAAGGATCAGCTCACCACTGGTTGCGAATAATCTCAATATAGGCATGGTGCATCAGCATTTCAAGCTTGTTGAGAACCAGACGATTACTGAGAATATTATCATGGGAATTGAACCGGTCAAACGAAAACTGGGGCTTTTTCCTTATGTGGATTTGGAAACGGCCAATAGGAAAGTCAAAGAGATTTCCGAGGCCTACCATCTGGAGGTAAACCCTACCGATGTAATTCAGGACCTTCCTGTTTCCACTAGGCAACGAGTCGAAATTCTCAAAATGCTCTACCGAAATGCCGAGATCCTTATTTTTGACGAACCAACAGCTGTATTGACTCCCCAGGAAATTGAATCGTTGCTCCATATCATTCAAAATTTGCGGGATAACGGTAAGACAATCATTTTGATTACCCATAAGCTGGATGAAATAAAAAAGATTTCGGATCGCTGTGCTGTCTTGTGCAAGGGCCAATTGGTCGGGGTTCTCCCTGTGGCGACTACTTCAACGAATGAGATGTCCGCACTCATGGTAGGCCATGAAATATCCGATACGATTGTAAAGACTGAATATAGAGCGGGTGAGGAAGTCTTGAAAGTAGAAAACCTGCAGGTAATATCGAATCAGAATGTCACTTTGGTTGATAATGTAAGTTTTTCCGTACATCGCGGGGAAATACTTGCCATAGCCGGGGTAGCCGGTAATGGACAAGTAGAGATTGCTGACGCGATTGCTGGCCTGACTCCCCTTGCCCAAGGCAGTATTATGCTTGGCGGTCACGATATTTCGCATGAGAACGTGCGCAAACGAATCGAAGGTGGCATTGCCTATATTCCTGAAGACCGCCACTCAGTAGGGCTTATCTTGGACTTGAGTCTCAGGGAGAATCTCTGTTTGAAACAGTATTATCAGCAACCGTATTGCAAACAGAATGGAATCCTCGATTTTCCCAATATGGAAAAGTTAGGCAGCCAGCTGATCTCAGATTTCGATATACGATGCAGCAGTGGCGATGACACTATTGTAAGGAGCATGAGCGGGGGAAACCAGCAGAAGGCGATTATTGCCCGGGAAATCCAGCTGAATGCAAAGCTGCTGATCTTTGTGCAACCTACCCGGGGGCTCGATGTCGGGGCTATTGAAGCCATTCACCAAAGGATCAATGCTCTTCGTTCGGAGGGTAAGGCGATTCTTTTGATCTCGTTGGAATTGGATGAGGTCATGAAGCTGGCCGACACTATTCTGGTTATGTATAATGGTCGTATCCAAACAATAAGGAAGGCCTCTGAACTCACGAAACTGCAAGTTGGTGAATATATGATGGGGGTTCATGTTGAAAAAAAATAATATAGGAAAGAGATTTCTTGTAGTATGTTGCGGGCCTGGGAAACACCAAGTCCTACGAACCTCGCTCTTTTGCATATTGATGAGCCTGTTTGCAGGGGGAATCTTGCTGCTGTTTTTGGGTGAAAACCCTCTTGTTGCCTACAAAAGCATCCTGCAAGGTGCTGGAATCCTTCCAAAGCTCCGCTACGCAGGCAAAAAAAGCCAATTTACCGATTTTATGAGTTTACTCAATTATACTACGCCAATGATTTTTGCCGCCTTGTCGGTGGCTGTTGCCCTTACTTGCGGAATATTTAATATCTGCGTATCGGGAATTATGATTTTCTCGGGTTTCATTGCAACAATTCTCATTGGTTATACTTCACTCGACCCTGTGCTTGCCAAGGTTCTTGTGGTTCTCATCGGTGTGCTCTGTGGCAGTCTTATGGGTGTCTTGATCGGATACTTGAAATATCGCTTCAATATGAATGAAGTAGTCGTTGCCATTATGCTCAACTACATCATCAATTATGTGGTGAGCTTCTTTATCCAGACAAAGTTCATCGATCCGATAACCAGACAGTCGGTAAGCATTAACCCCAATGCAAGGCTGACGCTGTTCGACTTTCCTGCCTTCGGACTTAAAATAGAGATTGCCCTTATGATCCCCGTTGCATTGGCTGCCGTGTTCGCCATCAGGTTCTTGATGACAAGAACGCGTTTTGGTTTCGAGATGAAAGCGGTAGGACTAAATAGTACAGCTTCTAGGTATGCAGGGATGGAAGTACCCAAGATCATTGTCTCGACCATGATACTCAGCGGTGCACTTGCAGGGCTTGCCGGGGTTACGTTTTATCTGGGAAGTAATGCTTCCATACAGCCAAGGGTGCTACCAGCTTTGGGTTTTGATGCAATTGCGGTTGCGTTGCTTGGCAATCTCTCTGCTATAGGGAGTATGTTTGCATCC
The sequence above is a segment of the Sphaerochaeta pleomorpha str. Grapes genome. Coding sequences within it:
- a CDS encoding ABC transporter permease is translated as MSLFAGGILLLFLGENPLVAYKSILQGAGILPKLRYAGKKSQFTDFMSLLNYTTPMIFAALSVAVALTCGIFNICVSGIMIFSGFIATILIGYTSLDPVLAKVLVVLIGVLCGSLMGVLIGYLKYRFNMNEVVVAIMLNYIINYVVSFFIQTKFIDPITRQSVSINPNARLTLFDFPAFGLKIEIALMIPVALAAVFAIRFLMTRTRFGFEMKAVGLNSTASRYAGMEVPKIIVSTMILSGALAGLAGVTFYLGSNASIQPRVLPALGFDAIAVALLGNLSAIGSMFASLLVVIFDCGTTYMSSRLGVLREIAALITSILLLFSAIGIFFRSLANRYAHEIEEN
- a CDS encoding BMP family lipoprotein — translated: MKRFLVVLTLVLISSVAFAAGNAEKQGSQQVGLNIAIITTPSGVDDGSFNEDNYDGILAFIANHPEAKVTAIREPSGDVAMALKAVSDVVAEYDVLVCTGFQFSGIGELAKENPETKFILVDTYPTDKAGNSIELPNVYAMQFAEQESGFFAGVAAALETKTNKVAVVNGVAYPSNVNYQYGFECGVIYSNAKFGTKAELVELASQAGTDVTGANVGGNYVGSFADEASGKILGEQLLAQGCDIIFVAAGASGNGVFTAAKESNGKLKCIGCDVDQWNDGVYGDKNIILSSVLKVMSLNVERALNKIQDGTFKGANVLLRADSDSTGIVKTAGRQQMQASTIEKLDTAYSLVKNGTLVPASNFGGFSPEQFIVK
- a CDS encoding ABC transporter ATP-binding protein, with amino-acid sequence MDTLVEFKHITKRFPGIIANNDISLKIEKGEIFAILGENGAGKSTLMSMLFGMYLPDAGEIHVRGKLERISSPLVANNLNIGMVHQHFKLVENQTITENIIMGIEPVKRKLGLFPYVDLETANRKVKEISEAYHLEVNPTDVIQDLPVSTRQRVEILKMLYRNAEILIFDEPTAVLTPQEIESLLHIIQNLRDNGKTIILITHKLDEIKKISDRCAVLCKGQLVGVLPVATTSTNEMSALMVGHEISDTIVKTEYRAGEEVLKVENLQVISNQNVTLVDNVSFSVHRGEILAIAGVAGNGQVEIADAIAGLTPLAQGSIMLGGHDISHENVRKRIEGGIAYIPEDRHSVGLILDLSLRENLCLKQYYQQPYCKQNGILDFPNMEKLGSQLISDFDIRCSSGDDTIVRSMSGGNQQKAIIAREIQLNAKLLIFVQPTRGLDVGAIEAIHQRINALRSEGKAILLISLELDEVMKLADTILVMYNGRIQTIRKASELTKLQVGEYMMGVHVEKK